GGAAGATCACATGGGAGAAACTCGACTGGTAGATTGAGCTGCAGCCCAAATTTTTCGTCGAAGGGTTCGAGGAATTCGCCGTCGCGATACGATTATAGTCCTCGCGGCAGTCCAACAAATAGCTTCTACGCGGGTGCTAAGTTCTCTGAACCGCCGTCTCCTGCGAGCCTTCCCAAACCGCCCAGCCATTGGACTACGAGACTGATGTGCAGTTATCAGCAATCTGACAGGAGTTgcgatatttcaaatcatctCAAGATGATATTAAACGTCCAAGCCTGATACCTAGAGACCAACGGACCGCTAAGAACGGTAACCAGCTTCTAAAGAAAGCGAAAAAGGGACACAGGTACGATATTATCGTCTCCCCCTCTTGGATTAAGGATGTATTTTTTTCCTCTTGTATGGTGATGTGAAGCTGCTCGTTTAAACTAACAAACAGACAAAGAACACAAGTGTTTACATGAGAAGAACTGCGCGATAATACAATCTCTTtaaacaacaacaaaaaaaaaagactaTGATAACGAGTAATACGCAAGTAGTAACAGAGCACCAGCGCCTTTCAGTTTCTCATGGTACAGATATGCTGAGTGTGAACACACCATTATTTGTTCTCTAAGCTATTATatacaaaaaacaaaaacattaAGCGTGAAAAAGACGCAGGCGCGTCTGCACCGCGAAACCGTGATTCAAGTATATGATATAACTTCTAACAATTCTATTATGCGCCGTCTATGAAGATATAAGATGTATGTATTTtagattattattatatatgaTTAACTTGCAGAGACGCATACACATACACATATACTACACAACACTCGGTTGTATTATTTGTTTGACGAAATGGTACGAAGACATAGGCAAAGCTGCATTAGCTATTTTTAGAAACAAtaactattttctttcattttttttttctcacgtCGTCTTACAATCAAAATTCAGCACCGTAGCTTATGACACCAGTatgttttattctttttcgtttTGTCCGGAATTCTTTCCAAAACAATTACTAAAATCTTTGCTAACAGGATATGTAtgctaattattattttcttttttttttctcttcttttttcattgaGGAATACTTTACAGTGTATAGGGGTAAACTTTAAGTATGTTTGCATATATTCATCTACTGCTCTTTAGCATTAAACCAATGTATTCGTTCAGTATGTTTCTAATTAACGATTCTAATTGGTAATTAACTAACTATCTTCCCCAACCTCTGTTAAGGTTTTGATATTCTGATAGAATCCATCGTTTCTCGATGAGTCTTTAAAAGGCATAATCAAATTATCCTTACGAGATAGTATTCGTGAAAATTTTTGGTTTCTATTTATCTTCCTCTTTTTATCGAAGGTATTCTTATTCATTTTCGCAGCTTTGCAATACTTGTGCAAAGCGATCTATGTATAAGATACAAATGACGAATTTCCAGTGTGTATACAGATggattaattttttgaaattcgtACAATTCATTGAATGAATCGGATCAGtttgaatgagtgaatgatgatgaaaatgatCAGATATGTATGTGTGATGAATGATTATTCGTTTTTTTCTTCGGTAAATTCGTGATTAAGTAACATTTGCGCTTAAATTAATCAagttttattacatatttctccCAATGTAAAGTttggaattaatttttaattctaatcGCCAGAATTTCTCCATAGAATTTGGctaatccttttttttttctttgatctAGTTACAAATGCAACGTATATTTCAAcaaagaaattcaaatttttttttccaaagaTATTGCATTATAAAATGACAACggtgatttttaattttttttttttcgcaatcttcctttcttttttttgacCCAAAAGAAACACGGATATATTTAAATACGTAGACTGACCAAATTTACTTGAGGTGGTGTTTTAACTAATccgttatttttctttttatttaaaagaaggcatagttttttttttttttaaatacatctTTAGTATaactcatttttttttctcttcgttttGTAAGTTAGCTGTAAGGTAAATTAAATAAGTTGGCGTATGTATATGCAGATCTCAATCGAGTGCATCCATGCGTGTGTGTGGCTGTGTGTGCCTGCGTGAGAGGATAGACAGGAAAAAATGTGCAATTTCGAACTTTCAATTACTTTCTCCATCGTCTCGTAGTCCagtaaaacaaaatttttaatcgtaTCTATAGCATCTCTGACAGCTGTGCATCGCGTTTAAAATGGTTGACAGGAGTTCTAACGTAAAATCTAATATTCGTTTCGATAAACAACCGGTTCTCATC
The genomic region above belongs to Osmia bicornis bicornis chromosome 9, iOsmBic2.1, whole genome shotgun sequence and contains:
- the LOC123987616 gene encoding proline-rich nuclear receptor coactivator 2-like, translating into MTNSVPKLNNKVERHGSPNIGLERHHHRSSAIKSSPTYFHNGGRSHGRNSTGRLSCSPNFSSKGSRNSPSRYDYSPRGSPTNSFYAGAKFSEPPSPASLPKPPSHWTTRLMCSYQQSDRSCDISNHLKMILNVQA